In Psychrobacter ciconiae, the genomic window CGGTTAAAAAACTGATCTTGTTCGACGACGTTGCCACCACAGGCGCAAGTCTGCAAGCGCTTGCCAAATCATTGATTGAGTTTGCTCGCCCTAACGCCGCCTTTAATGCGTTGAATCATAATGTTACCTTAACTTATCAAATCACCGCTTTTGCTGTGGCTCATGGCAGTGCAAGTTCGGCTATAGCGTCTTTGTAATGGCTAATTTTGTATAACAGGGCTTAAGCGTCCTTAATCTTTCCTTAGTCCTTCCTAAATGTTACCTGACCGTTAATATTGTGCTATCATGGAATATTGTTTGCCAATATTTAGCCTGATTTCTTGTTCTACCTCTTTTAGTATTTTCTCGTAATATTTGGAATAAAAATTGCACCATTTAAAGGAGTAAATGGCTAATTTTTAAGTGATTTTTCGTTTCTTAAATTTCTTTGAAATACTCGCTAAAAATTATTAGTTTTAAGAAATCAATAGGACAGCTCAGTGATCAAATTTGATACCAAACCTGCTCAGCCAGTGTCAAAAAGCCAAGGTTTTACCTTGATTGAGCTTATGGTGACTATTGCTGTCCTTGCCATTATTGTCAGCATTGCTGCGCCTAATATCAGCACCCAGCTTGCCAACCAAAGAGTTAAATCAACAACATCAACGCTTGAAAGTGCGCTTAAAGAGGCGCGGGCGGAGAGCGTGATTCGGCGGCAAAATATTGCTGTAACTATTAATAACTCAAATGATATTGTAGTAACTGATTCAAATAGTAATAAAATTGCGAGTTATAGCTATGATAAAAAAAGTGAGGTTAGTGCTACGATATCGACTATTGTATTTACCTCGCATAAAACTGCAGATCAAGCTAGCTTAACCATTTGTGATAGTAATCAAACGGCTAATCCTCGACTACTACAGGTCAGTAACCTTGGAATTATTACCTCAAAGATTGGAGGGTCGTGCTGATGCAAAACATAAAAAATGAACGAGGCGTCGGCTTAGTTGAAGTGTTAGTCGCAGTATTGTTACTAGCGGTAGCGGTATTAGGGTTTAGCGCATTACAAATGCGGGCGGTCAGTGCTACGGATGAAAGCTTAGTACGGACTAAAGCGCTCACCTTAACGCGCAATCTATCAGAGATCATGCGGACTTATCCTGAAGCTTATGTCACGGGATCAGGAGCCAGCTTTACAAAAGCTGCAGCTAGTGATACAGGAGCAAAGCCCACAATTCAAGCGGTGATTCAAGGCACAGGAGTGAGCTCAGCCACAGTTGATGGTGCGCTTATTCAAGTAAATTCGGCTAGTGATATTTGTCTTTCAAACGAAATAAAGACGGTCGGTGGTAAAAAAGTCGTGAAGCAATCATGTACTTTAAATCAACTTGCTGCCCGTGATGCGCTTATTGTTAAAAGTGCGGCTAGCGCCGAGGATATCAATATCAATGTGGTACTTTGCCCAGGTACCGATCAGCAAAATATTAGAAAACAGATGTGTGTTATTACGGCTTGGAATGATACTAAAGCATTGTTAAGTGACGATGACAATGACACTAATGCTTGTGCAAGTGCAGCAGGGATTTATAAAATCGGCAATCATTGCCTCATTTCGGAGGCGTACTGATGAACAAATCTATAAAAATAACAAGCCCACTAAGCCACCAAGGTTTTACTTTGATTGAGCTGATGATTTCACTAGTATTAGGACTGCTCATATCGGCTGCTGTCATGCAAGTTTATTTGATTAATACTCGAACCTTAACAGTTCAGCAAAGTGCTTCTGAAGTCCAAGATAGCAGTATTTTTGCAATTCAAAGCCTTGAATCGCATATTCGCCTTGCTAATTTAGGTAATCCTATTAACTACATTACCGATGAAACCAATCATGGTGGCATAGTACTTACCAAAAATAATCTCGGGGCTAGTAATAATACTGATCCTAAGTATTTTACTATTAATAGTGCTAACGGTCTGTCCAATATTAACAACCAACCAAGCGATCAGCTAACAATTCAGTATAAAAATATCACTCCTTATGATTTGTTTGATTGTGAAGGGACTAAAATTGTAAAAGGCAGTACTGATTGGGTAGTAGAGCGTTATTTTGTCCGCCTTGCTACGGGAGCAACTGCTAAAACTGGCATTAATGATTTAGTACTTGCTTGTAGCTCAGGACGCGTCGATACTGATGGTAATGTCATAGCAGCATTTACTGGAAATGGTCAAGTCATGGTTGAGGGCGTAGATCAATTTAAAATACTCCTAGGAGCACAGTCTTCGCTTAGCCAGCTTAATTATTTAGCACCGAGCATTTATACCGAGATTGATAAACCAGAAACGGATAAAAAAGCGGCGCTGACCAGCATCAAGCTTGGCATGATTGTTCACAGCAATACACCGCTAATTGATAGCACTGATACCGATCAGTTTGTCTTACTTGGCGTAACTCAAAAGCTTAAAGATGATAATGTCCGCAAAAAGTATTATCGCCGCAGCTATGAAACAACGGTGTTATTACGCAGTGCTAGGGTAATGACCATTATTAGCAAAGCATCTTAAGGAGGGCGCAATGTCTGATATGCCCAACTCATACCCTAAAAGCTTGTTTTATAATCAGCATGGCGCGGTACTGATTGTCGTGCTGCTGTTTCTAATTTTAATCGTACTTGTCGGTGTGATAGCAGTCAAACAAAGCACCACAGATCTAAAGCTAGCGACTAGCGACCAAATCAATACTTTGCTATTGCAATCAGCGGATAACGCAAATCAGAACATTGAGCAAAGTATCAATGGTGGCAGTGAGACCTCCATCTATCGCGATATGCTGTCACGAAGTGGACCTTTTGGGCACTTTATGCTTAACGCAGACAGTAACAATCACGAGTATGTTTTTTGTTTTCGACCGCGCAACCGTTTTTTTGATATTAATAAAGCTTCAATTTTGACGCCGTCAGGCAGCTTGGTTGATAATGGCTATTGCGATCCCTCTAAGTCTGACGATTATATCAGTGCTCGTAATGCCAGTATGGCGCAGGTGAGTATCTCTTTAAATCCGCCAAGCCCTACAGATGAGCCGTTTAAAAGCTATACCATCGGTCAAGACAGTAGTGAAATCTCAAGCCAAGCATTTACTTTTGATATTAATAGTACCGCCGTCCTACCGGCTTATGCTGATACCAAGCTTGGTAATGAAGATTGTTTTAAAAAAACGAGTCGATTTTATACCGTGAGTAATGATAAAGATACCATTGGTGGTTGTATGGCAAAGGCTGGCGTACCAAGTGCGGTTATTTATGAGATGGTCAATGTTGAAAACCAATCAAAACGCACCAAATGCGTAGAGTTTGGCAAGGGCTCAGGAAAGTTGTGTACGCTTCCTACAAACTAAGCTATAGCATTGACGTAACACTTATTTATTATTAGGAGCAGGTCATGAAACATAAAGACAATGCACCCCAAGTTTCCCCCAAATGGCCTATCAAAGCGCTAGTATCTGCGCTAGCGTTTGGGCTTATGTCCATGACTGCCTATACAGATACACCCACAACGACCAATCGAAAGCCCATCGGCGATCTTGAGATTTATGCAGCTGCCAAGCCGGGAACTGCCGCTATCTTTATGATGCTTGATACCTCAGGAAGTATGGATAAACGAAGTATTAGGGCGGATTATCCAAGCTTAAATTTCAGCTCAAGCTGTAGTGAGTCTGCAAAGTCTTCAGAAAAAATTACCCCTACTATTTATGGTCGCAAAGCAAAAACTGCAGCTGATGGTAGTATTGTCACTGATGATAATGGCAATCCAATCATGGTCAGAGATACGTCAGTGATTAAGTACAATACGGCATATACGCCTAAAGGTTGTGAAACCAAAAAAAGCGGAATAAAGTTTTCAAGAATGGAACGCTTAAAGCTTGCGCTAATTGAGTTGCTTGCTGATGATGTCTTTGACTCTAAAAATGCATTAAAAGAAACGGGTAACTTGCCTGACGATTATGAAGTTGGGGTGGGTAACTTTGGTCCAAGTAGTAGCCAAGATATTGGTGTTATAAGAGTACCAACCAGACCGCTGACGCCAGAGCAGCGCATGGCGTTAATTGAGGAGATTAAAACGCTCAGCGCAGTCAGCTGGACACCAACAGCACATGCACTTGCTGAGTCTGGCGCTTATATGATGGGAACAAATACTAATAATAAGAGCTATAATTCCTATAGCGGATTTGCTGATTCTGTTGCTGATGCAAAAACTTTTGATAAAAAAAGTTATGAGTCTCCTTTAAATGCTAAAGAATGTAGTGGTAATGGGATTTATCTATTAACCGATGGTGAGCCTAACCGCAGTAGTGATGCTAGAGCTAAAGCGGTTATGAATGCCTCTTTATCATACTCTAATAAATTATCAGTCAAAAACTGTAATGGTTTATCCGGAGGCAGTAGTGATGGAGCTTGGGGCTGTATGGCAGAGTACGCTGCACTTTTACGTAATATTGACAATAACCCTTATAAGCTGCCAATTAAAACTGCAACTGTAGGCTTTGGCAAAGACTTTGCCGGACTGAATGATAAGCGTAGTATTATCATCAATGGTAAAATCAAAGATGTCGTTGATTGTGATAAAGGCAGTGTAGGTCAAAACACCAAAAACTTATGTAAACTTGGCGAGCGCCGCGGTGATGACGAAACCAAAACCTTTGGCGATGGCGGCTTTTATTATACTGAAGAATCCGCTGATATTGCCGCCAGTATTGTCGATTTTGCATCAGGATTGGTGCAAATCATTAATACCGCCCCTTCAGGAACCATCACCGTTCCCGATGACCCATATCAAGCGGCAAACCAAATGCCATTTGCTTACTTGCCGATGCTTGACCCTGATATCAACTCAGCCGCTACCATTTGGCGCGGTAACCTTAAAAAATATAGTCTCAATCAAGGCACGCTTTATGGCAAAAGCGACAATCTACTTTATGAGGATGCGGCAGGAAACCTAAACGCAGCGACTCAAGATTTATGGCAAAAAATAGGCATGACCTCAGATGGCAAACCTGCAAATAATAATATTGCTGCTGGCGGCGTTTACGCTCAACTTAAATCGCCAAAATCTGGACTGTCCAGTGTTCGCAACGTCTATATTGAGGATGTGGCATCAAACACTAGTAACACGCCTACCTTACGCAAAATTGGTGTTAATAATTCAGGAGCTGCAACGGGTTTTGCAGACTTGGTTGATCCTATAAATATCGATGAATTGAATAAGCGTCGACTGCTCAGCTTTTTAGGATTTGATAATATTAGAAGTAAAAAAAATGTTATAACAACGTTGCTAGATAGTAAAGGTAAAATGACTGATGAGGCTACCGTAAGTGAAATTACTATGCTTGCACCTTCACAAGACATTAGGATATTGGGCGGTGTGGTGCATTCAACGCCGACGGTGGTGTCTTATGGCGCCACCTTAGATGACTATGGTCGCATTACGGATGACCGAGATGATTATGTCTTATTTGGGTCAATGGATGGCGCTCTACATTTGGTCGATGCTAAAGAGGGCAAGGAAGAGTTTGCCATCATCCCTAAGGTTATGCTGCAGCAGCAGCCGACTGCACTTGTTGATGGATCTATCAAAGATGAAGTCGGTACGCCTTACTTTGGCGTTGACGCGCCTTGGCTAGTCAAAACAGATTATAAATTTGATTTGGAAAACAAAAAAGTTAAAGTAGATGACAGTAGCAATAAAGGTATGTTTGCTTATGGTGGTCTGCGAATGGGCGGCGTGGGGTTTTACGGTATCGATATCACTAAAAAAACTGAGCCTAAAATCATGTTTACCATCACAGCTGCTGGAAGAAATAACACGACCAGTCAAGAATTTGTCCGTTTAGGTCAGATTTGGAGTAAGCCAACGGCTGCCAAAATTCGTTTAAATCCAAACGCTGATCCGACGGATGTGATCATCTTCGGCGGTGGCTATGATATGCAATATGAAGATGATAATTTTGCGGCAACTGCAGCAACTCCTGCAAAAGGTAATGCCGTCTTTATAGTTGATGCCTTAACAGGTAAGCTACTATGGTCAGCAAGTAGCAACGGTAGTAGCTCTACTGTAGTGCCGGAAATGATTCATAGTATTACAGGAGAAGTGACTGTCCTTGATCGTAA contains:
- a CDS encoding GspH/FimT family pseudopilin; protein product: MSKSQGFTLIELMVTIAVLAIIVSIAAPNISTQLANQRVKSTTSTLESALKEARAESVIRRQNIAVTINNSNDIVVTDSNSNKIASYSYDKKSEVSATISTIVFTSHKTADQASLTICDSNQTANPRLLQVSNLGIITSKIGGSC
- the pilV gene encoding type IV pilus modification protein PilV, with product MQNIKNERGVGLVEVLVAVLLLAVAVLGFSALQMRAVSATDESLVRTKALTLTRNLSEIMRTYPEAYVTGSGASFTKAAASDTGAKPTIQAVIQGTGVSSATVDGALIQVNSASDICLSNEIKTVGGKKVVKQSCTLNQLAARDALIVKSAASAEDININVVLCPGTDQQNIRKQMCVITAWNDTKALLSDDDNDTNACASAAGIYKIGNHCLISEAY
- a CDS encoding PilX N-terminal domain-containing pilus assembly protein; translated protein: MSDMPNSYPKSLFYNQHGAVLIVVLLFLILIVLVGVIAVKQSTTDLKLATSDQINTLLLQSADNANQNIEQSINGGSETSIYRDMLSRSGPFGHFMLNADSNNHEYVFCFRPRNRFFDINKASILTPSGSLVDNGYCDPSKSDDYISARNASMAQVSISLNPPSPTDEPFKSYTIGQDSSEISSQAFTFDINSTAVLPAYADTKLGNEDCFKKTSRFYTVSNDKDTIGGCMAKAGVPSAVIYEMVNVENQSKRTKCVEFGKGSGKLCTLPTN
- a CDS encoding pilus assembly protein; translated protein: MTAYTDTPTTTNRKPIGDLEIYAAAKPGTAAIFMMLDTSGSMDKRSIRADYPSLNFSSSCSESAKSSEKITPTIYGRKAKTAADGSIVTDDNGNPIMVRDTSVIKYNTAYTPKGCETKKSGIKFSRMERLKLALIELLADDVFDSKNALKETGNLPDDYEVGVGNFGPSSSQDIGVIRVPTRPLTPEQRMALIEEIKTLSAVSWTPTAHALAESGAYMMGTNTNNKSYNSYSGFADSVADAKTFDKKSYESPLNAKECSGNGIYLLTDGEPNRSSDARAKAVMNASLSYSNKLSVKNCNGLSGGSSDGAWGCMAEYAALLRNIDNNPYKLPIKTATVGFGKDFAGLNDKRSIIINGKIKDVVDCDKGSVGQNTKNLCKLGERRGDDETKTFGDGGFYYTEESADIAASIVDFASGLVQIINTAPSGTITVPDDPYQAANQMPFAYLPMLDPDINSAATIWRGNLKKYSLNQGTLYGKSDNLLYEDAAGNLNAATQDLWQKIGMTSDGKPANNNIAAGGVYAQLKSPKSGLSSVRNVYIEDVASNTSNTPTLRKIGVNNSGAATGFADLVDPINIDELNKRRLLSFLGFDNIRSKKNVITTLLDSKGKMTDEATVSEITMLAPSQDIRILGGVVHSTPTVVSYGATLDDYGRITDDRDDYVLFGSMDGALHLVDAKEGKEEFAIIPKVMLQQQPTALVDGSIKDEVGTPYFGVDAPWLVKTDYKFDLENKKVKVDDSSNKGMFAYGGLRMGGVGFYGIDITKKTEPKIMFTITAAGRNNTTSQEFVRLGQIWSKPTAAKIRLNPNADPTDVIIFGGGYDMQYEDDNFAATAATPAKGNAVFIVDALTGKLLWSASSNGSSSTVVPEMIHSITGEVTVLDRNNDGLMDHLYVADLGGQVFRADFENARPAQGGSPAISTFKNKSVTRILNASADIDKKYAYRFYSRPLVSFYRAEGGTNNGKIFALINVISGNRSAPLSKLRNDNKYANRLYGIIDSDITRTDLYDSDFNSTIKDLKEANLVDLNAEMINKVGAKKQTVKDTMITGTKKGWYYPLTRFDGYNNVRHNKGMGDMATINNILFTTIYNPDKVYGTVSSCAARIVGGSERQMYCLPYGICMDDTSITGTGGFMPAGQGIHELTLGAYNAENKDIKVLIGTTTITDRIEAAKRSGYNQDSVKNSSNIKDLYPGETIRPTQVGGDGSAAEFLFNERYTLQPTAWYEQKVGE
- a CDS encoding PilW family protein translates to MNKSIKITSPLSHQGFTLIELMISLVLGLLISAAVMQVYLINTRTLTVQQSASEVQDSSIFAIQSLESHIRLANLGNPINYITDETNHGGIVLTKNNLGASNNTDPKYFTINSANGLSNINNQPSDQLTIQYKNITPYDLFDCEGTKIVKGSTDWVVERYFVRLATGATAKTGINDLVLACSSGRVDTDGNVIAAFTGNGQVMVEGVDQFKILLGAQSSLSQLNYLAPSIYTEIDKPETDKKAALTSIKLGMIVHSNTPLIDSTDTDQFVLLGVTQKLKDDNVRKKYYRRSYETTVLLRSARVMTIISKAS